TTATTTAATGATAGCTAGACATGCTACATTAAATTTGCTAATGGGAGGAGGTTGTGCCTAACCAGCCTTTGATCACCAACTAACCCTCCTAAACGCTATGCTTAGAGGAAGGACCTATGACCCTCTTAGTAGGTCATGCACATAGGTGGGTTTGTCCCATGTCCAAGTCTTTCCATGTCATAGGGGCACCACTTGTTAAGCCAATCCAGTCCTAAAAAATTACCAGCTGTCCAAATCATAGGGGCACCACTTGAATATTTGAAGATCGTAGTTTGTCCATATCTCATTTGCTTTCCTAGAAGGTAGCCACCAAACACCCTAGCTTAAGCATCTGGAGACAAAAGACTCTAAAAACTAGAGTTTCAGCTACCGAAGGAAATGATGTAAAATTGGTTATATAGGAGTTTTTAGTGCATTAGTTTGTTTTGGTTTAAGTTAGTAATTTTATTCCATTAATCCTGATTGAGGactttttgtatttcttttgtgACCTTCACTCCATTACACACACATAAGAAGTATAGAAAGGTTTATAAAAGCTATTGATTTTAAACAAACGACATAACAGACTTTACGGTATTTAAGTTGAGTGTTTTTAAGATAACTGTTTTAGAAATTCTTGATCGAGCGCAAAAACGCTCCTTGAGATCGCTCATCATTGTGCATGAGCATTGACAAGGGGCGCTTCAGCAGTAGAAGCACTCAAGCACACTTATTCAACACTCAAAacatttgggtttgggttttccaaaaattaagtCCTAGACATGAGATTTGGCCGTATAGGTTCTAGGACATAAGTCTTAGAGTAACTTCCACTAGGTAAATTTGTGTACCATTTTTCTATGTCGAACTGAAACCAGTAATTAAAATGCGAGGGAAATGGATTCATGCCCCCAAATCTGAATAGGCGAGAAAAGGAGtaaaataatgaatatcaaGCTAACACTCTTATTTACCAGAATAAATCATGAGTTAATTACTTCCAAAAAGAGCTAGTTTGCAATGTATAGTCAACTATAATAGGCTAAGATTGTGCGGTGAGAATCAAATTCTTGCTCCAATTAAGGTCATCAAGAAGTCCTTGTAGCCCCCTGATGTTTTGCCTACCACTGCATCATCAAGACTTACCTTGTTCATGTTGAAATACTCTTCTTTGATCTTCATCATGTCAATTTCCACTCGAGACAAAATGGCTCTTGCTAATGAATGAACATCTGTCCGATGACCACTGAGGGAAACTCTTATAACCTGGTGATGGTtcaaacaaaggaaaaagaaatttcatgaGAAGCTTAAAGTTTAATATTATCTCTGACAAATACGAAGAAAATCTTTTGATGGAAGCagtttaagaaaaatgactttcaTTCAGAAGATGAAGTTCTGTACCAACCAGAACCTTTTTATAATTAAGTTTCAAAATCATGTTCCTGTTTAATAACTTTAAGCAAGTTTACTGCCAATCTTCCTTAAGATTACTCCAAAAAGCATCCTATCGCTCTGTTTGGATGGTGACAAAATTTTTTAACCATCATGACACACAATTTGAGACCATAAGAAACACTAAGCATAATACCAAGTCAGGGTaagcttaaaaaattttattttctttatttatatatttccaTCACCTCGGCAAAGTGTTTCTCGGGAGCATCAATGCATAAAATTACCACCCGCAATAGAGATCCCAAATCATCACTCCCTGAGCTCATAATAGCCTGTCAAGAAGGTATATATGTGTCAACTTTCAGTAAAAGAAAATGGCTAGAATAGATCTGTTAACTAACCATATATAAAAACTGAACCTGGTAGATAAGGAACTTGGTAGTTTTGTTTATACTGCTTAAAAGTTGCTCTGAGCTGGAAGAAATTCCTGGTGCTGAGTATCCACATAACTTCATCACGATCCAATTGCTTCTTTTCAATGGCTTCATGTAGCTTACCAGCCTCAGATTTTGCAACATTCAAATCCACCAATTCTCTATCATACCTGTAGGAGCTCACCAAGCCCAGTAGAAGCTGTGCATGACCCACATTGCAAGTCATTCATAGAAATGCAAATGGTGTGCATAAAGCATAAGTTTAAACCCTAAAACTGaaacatattttcttaattattaataggacaaaataagaaatgacaATGATATCACAAATCCATATATATTTTGACTTGTATATCTAAGAGAGTGTACCACCTTTTGGAGAGACGATGAAACTTTGGATGTGATGGCTTCTTCAAGGGAACAATCAAATAAAGAGCAGTAGGCCTGCCTGACTGCCATTAGATGGTTAGGAGATGATGCGCATGCTATCTCGACAATGACTTGCAGTTGAGTGATGCCCGCCTTCCCCCTCTTCAAGGTCTTCTCTACCAACTTGGCATCCCTTTCAGGCGGTTCTTCCATCCAATAGGACATTGCTTTCTATTATGAAACATTTAATACCTATTATGGTCCCATATACATGGGGTTTAACATGGGGAAGACTAGCTTCGGcgaattaaatattttaggctCATAATCATCATTAGATGATGCCAATGTAGATATGCATGAAGGGGACAATCTTTTACCAGAAACACTCTCCTATACTCAACTAGGGATTGAATCCTAATCTggctttaaagaaaaataatgaaggcATAGACAGATGCAAAATGGTATGGGATTTAAGTTCAGGCTCTGTAGAACACCATTCCTTCCTTCAATTTTTGACAGGAATAAAGGGCTGCCACtttgagagagggagagagagagagagagagagaactcaATTTCTGCGAAGCTAACTAGCCCAATGCCCTTTATATCTATGATAATATATATCAACTGTCATCAACAAATTAGCATGTGCTTCACAATATGAtacataaaacatcaaaatcttCAGCTTAAACAGCCTTGTTTAGTATCCTTgcagaacattttttttttgtctaaaaattaggaatatttagaagatatatatatttagctGTAAATATCTCTTTATTATCTAGTTGTTAGGAAAATATCCGTATCCTTATTTCTAGGAGTTAGTTTCAATTGTACCAAAAATAGTGGGACTAATTAGCTTATAAAGGCTCGATTGTACTCTTATTATTATGtatgaatgaaatatatatttcattaaacAACTTGTAGTGTTTTAGCTTGTATTTCTCTTATTGTTAATTTTCATGGTATGAGAGCTTTTGAAGCTAACAATTAGTTGAGGAAAACAATCGATGACAGGAGCAAGCAATGATGATGACTCTTAGCCAACCTCTAAAATTATTCCCACTGCCTTTCTGACAATCTGACCTTGCAAATCATGACACATAAATTGAacagaaatttttttctttaatggttGTGATCCGTTCAAATAGTAATTTGTGGTAAAGGAAAGATTGGCTACCTAGATGGTACCATGTCCCCGCCAAAGAGTGACGATCCCTTATTCTCCAATTGGGATGCTCAAAACTCAATGGTTATAGCTTGGTTAATACACTCAATGGAAGACAGGATTGGAGACACATACCTATTTTATCCGACCACCAAAAGAATCTAGGATGCTATAAATTTGGCATACTTAGACCCTGAATATTCGTCTCAAATGCTTGAGCTACGAAACAAAGCCTGTGACCTACAATAGGGTGAGATAGACGTGACTTAATATTTCAATTCCTTGACCAAATTGTGACAGGAATTAGATTTCTTCAACAATTGCTAGTGGCGTGACCCTAAAAATGTGGTGATGTATtggaagatgaaaaagaaagacTGAGTCTACAATTTCCTTGGTAGTCTTAACAAGAATCTAGATGGACTGAAGTGAGACTTGCTGGAATGAAACCATTTCCGTCCATTGAAGAAGCCTTTGCAACAGTTCAACATGAAGAAACTCGCAAATGTGTTATGCTAGGAAATTCATCAGCTCGTATCATGGAAAATTCTACTCTTGTTGTTTGTCGATCAAACACCCAAAAGAATGGATAGTTGTGGTGTGATCATTGTCAAAAACCACTTCATACCAAAGATAATTGCTGAGAAATCCATGGTAAACAAGTTGATTAGGTACCAAGGAGTGCAAGAGGACGATTTGACACAAAAGGTCTCCATATAAGTCAAAAGCTAGAAACGTCAAAAGACACATGCACTTGATGTCACTCTCACCAAAGAACAAATGGAGTATctcaacaaaataatatatggaAATCAAATATCTAGTACCTTACTAATGGTGTAAAAATGTATTCCCCTAACTACTTTCAGTGGTTTGACTAGGAAAAGTGAACTACGGATCATAAACTCTGGGGCTACAGATCACATGATGGGTTGTGAGAAATTATTCTCCTCTTATACTCCATGATCCAGGAATCAGAGAGTCAAATTTGCAAATGGATCCTATATGACTAGCTGGAATTGGCAACATTGAGATAAGTCCTATGATCTCACTTAAGGAAGTTCTTCATGTGTCAATTTTGTCTtacaatttaatttctattagtAAAATTACTAAAGAGTtgaattgtttgataaaattttctcCTACCGATTGTGTTGTTTTTGACGACCGAATCTTGGGAAGGACGGTTGGCAATGCTAAGGAGTTTAACGGATTATACCACTTTGAGAAGAATTTTTTGGTGAATGGTCAAGCTCATAATGCGGTGTGcaatctctctttctctcatgtgaagatcaaataatatttttccatcGTGGCCTAGGACATCCAAATTTCTTGTATTTAATACATCTTTTTccattattgtttaaaaataatgacTCATTTCAATTCGAAGTTTGCCAATTAGCAAAATACAAGCatgtttcctatttttctcatttatatcGTGCTTCAAAACCTTTTGCATTGATTCATAACAATATTTGGGGTCCCCCTCGTGCCGAGAGTCTTACTAACAAATGTTGGCTTATTACATTTATTGATGACCATACTTAATTGTGTTGGGTTTATCTTTTGAAagataaatttgaaacaaaaaaaaataaaaaataaaagtcttTAAAAACTtccatagtttggtaaaaactCAATACAACAAAGACATCAAGGTTTTTCATACtgataataatacaaaatactTTAATTCTATACTGAATGAGTTTCTTATCAAACATGATAATTCATCAAAGTTCTTATATCAACACTTCACAACAAAATGGGAtttcagaaagaaaaaattgtcatTTGTTAGAAGTTGCTAGGTCGTTATTGTTTCAATGTGATGTTCCAAAATATCTTTAGGGGGATGTCATTCTTATTGCatgttatttaataaattgCATGTCGAGTTGTGTTTTAAATTACAAAACTCCATTAAACTATCTTTAAGAGTTCTATCCAAAGTCTTGCATGTTTTCAAGTCTTGATCTCAAAATTTTTGGGTGTTTAGAGTTTGTCCACAACCATGATCCATCCTGTTCAAAATTGGATCCTAGGAATACTAGTGTATTTCCTTGGATATTCAACCACTCAAAAAGGATATAAGTGTTATTTCAGTGAGAAACGAAAATATTTCATATCTCTaaatgtaacattttttttaagacactcattttttttagaaaaaattacgGGGGAGAATTCAAGtggaaaattttttaacaaaaagaattttttggaaggaaatttgGAGAGAACCAGATCATGTATGCCTCACCTAATTTCGAACTTTGTGGCATATGAACACTTATCTTCCTTAGTTTAGTCACTTTGCACTAATCTTTTAGATGAAGATATTCGAAAGAATGTGGAAGAGGCATTGAAGAATCCAACTTGGAAACAGGCTATCATGGAGGAAATGGAAGCCCTAGAATAAATAGAACATGGGACATAGTTCAAAATCCTAAAGAGAAAATACCAGTGGAATCTAAATGGGTATTCACCATCAAATACAAAGTTGATAGATTAATTGAACAATACAAAGCAAGGCTTGTAGCGAAGGGGTATACTCAGACCTATGGGAttgattattataaaatatttgctCCTGTTGTCAAATTAAACATTGTTAGAGTTCTTTTCTTACTTACAACAAATCTAGATTGGACTCCCCAATAGATGAATGTGAAAAACACATTCCTTAATGGCGAATTGGAGGAAGAAGTTTATATAAACCTTTTGGTTAGATTTGACAAGGAAAGCAAAGTTGGAAAAGTTTGCAAACTCGGAAAGTCACtctatggcttgaaacaatcaaCTCATGCATGGTTCAATCGTTTTTCAAAGTCTGTACATTATCAAGGATACACTCAAGCTAACTTAGAccatatgttattttttaagcataaaaatgagaaggtaaCTATTCTCacagtttatgtggatgatatcatCTTAACTAGTAATGACAAGGGAGAAAGAgaacaattaaagaaaaagctAGCTTTGGAGTTTAAGATGAAGGATCTAGGAAGCTTacattattttctcaaaatggaaGTTGCAAGGAGCCATGAGGGAATCTCAATATCTCAAAGGAAGTATGTTTTAGATCTCTTAAAGAAAACAAGTATGATTGGTTGCAAACCGACTAATACACCAATGGATCCAAGTACCAACACTAGTAGAAAAAATGCAATTTATGGCACTTGATTCCTTGGCGCCTCTAAAAAGTGTCAAGGAATTGGGTCAACCTTGGCGCTTGTAGAATATTTATAAACCTAGGCGCTTCTAAaccatatatatttgatttaatgaCACTTTTTAAGTTGATGCTTTTGGAAGTGTCATGGTTGGAAATGGAAGGTAACCTTGGCACTTTTATAAGTGTCATTGAAATGGAGTTCAAACATTGGCACTTATATTAAGCGTCATTGAATTTACTagtatatatttctttctttttcctcatcCTAACACATTACACTCTCATCCTAACCCTTGGAGCCCTAAGCCAGGACAATCACCCACATCTTCAACCACCACCAGCACTAATCGATGAGAAAATGTTATGAACATGTTGAAGGTActctcatttcatttctttttggtttgtttgcttacctagaaaatgagagaaaaaaccataaattaggtttaaattttttgaatctaaaatcttgaaatttttttaatccaaaatctTGAATTGGTTGATTGGAT
The sequence above is drawn from the Vitis riparia cultivar Riparia Gloire de Montpellier isolate 1030 chromosome 15, EGFV_Vit.rip_1.0, whole genome shotgun sequence genome and encodes:
- the LOC117932616 gene encoding annexin D3-like; the encoded protein is MATLRLPDVVSSPTQDSERLRVALQGWGVDQEVIIWILGHRKAVQRKKIKETYQQLFKESIIHCLQSALSGVLGKAMSYWMEEPPERDAKLVEKTLKRGKAGITQLQVIVEIACASSPNHLMAVRQAYCSLFDCSLEEAITSKVSSSLQKLLLGLVSSYRYDRELVDLNVAKSEAGKLHEAIEKKQLDRDEVMWILSTRNFFQLRATFKQYKQNYQVPYRQAIMSSGSDDLGSLLRVVILCIDAPEKHFAEVIRVSLSGHRTDVHSLARAILSRVEIDMMKIKEEYFNMNKVSLDDAVVGKTSGGYKDFLMTLIGARI